In Oceanotoga teriensis, the following proteins share a genomic window:
- a CDS encoding sugar isomerase domain-containing protein — MNDYISLYMNHIREIIDKVENTQKDTIKEVSKLFSKTIMNGNTLYVFGASHAGIIAEELFYRTGGLALINPIFNSSIMLNTRPVTLTSKMERLEGYGTEILRSSNIKAGDTILIHSVSGRNPTAIEMAIEAKKIGANVIALTNIEYSSKVNSRHSCGKNLYELADIVIDNCGDFEDSSMKVEGLEQKVGPTSTVIGALIVNSIVLETVNDLIKNDVEPPVLHSANVDGGDEFNKRIFEKYGNKIHYL; from the coding sequence ATGAATGATTATATTTCTTTATATATGAATCATATACGCGAAATAATAGATAAAGTTGAAAACACACAAAAAGATACTATAAAAGAAGTATCAAAATTATTTAGTAAAACAATAATGAATGGAAATACTCTATATGTTTTCGGTGCTTCTCATGCAGGAATAATAGCAGAAGAATTGTTCTACAGAACTGGCGGTCTTGCTTTAATAAATCCTATATTCAATTCTTCAATAATGTTAAATACAAGACCTGTTACTTTAACTTCTAAAATGGAGAGACTTGAAGGATATGGAACAGAAATACTTAGAAGTTCTAATATAAAAGCGGGAGACACAATATTAATTCACTCCGTTTCTGGAAGAAATCCAACTGCTATAGAAATGGCTATAGAAGCTAAAAAAATAGGAGCCAATGTAATTGCACTCACAAATATAGAATATTCTTCTAAAGTAAATTCAAGACATTCTTGTGGTAAAAATCTTTATGAATTAGCCGATATAGTTATAGATAATTGTGGAGATTTTGAAGATTCAAGCATGAAAGTTGAAGGTTTGGAACAAAAAGTAGGCCCTACATCTACTGTTATAGGAGCTTTAATAGTTAATTCAATAGTTTTGGAAACTGTCAATGATCTTATAAAAAATGATGTTGAACCACCTGTTCTTCACAGTGCAAATGTTGATGGTGGAGATGAATTTAATAAAAGAATATTTGAAAAATATGGAAATAAAATACATTATTTATAA
- a CDS encoding PTS ascorbate transporter subunit IIC, producing the protein MAVINFIINQIFREPAIFLGIISFVGLLIQKKSFSDLVKGTMKTIIGVVILTQGTTILVNSISPLSEAFNVLYKIDGAATMNPMGTDKFLSTYGSQIGLAMVLAFAINLIVARFTKLKNVFLTGHMLFWFPFVFTAVGVESGLKGAGLTAFSTILTAIYIIVTPALIKPFVKNVTGDDSFTLGHPTVGLSLISGYLGKLFGDKSKSTEDIKFPKQLDFLKEITITSSIVMFFVYIVVGLMIGADRASVFGAEKSLVIFAIMQGVLFGAGLTVLLMGVRMMLSEIIPAFKGISDKVIPNAVPALDCPIIFPYAPNAVIIGFVVSMITSIITLVIVGKAGLFNYAVLPLTITCFFEIGTAAVIGNGTGGKRGAIIGSAVAGIIMIFLVGFSVPILKNTISEWILIFGGNDFSIWALISSGIGKIFGM; encoded by the coding sequence ATGGCTGTTATAAATTTTATAATTAATCAAATTTTTAGAGAACCTGCTATATTTTTAGGGATTATATCTTTTGTAGGTTTGCTAATTCAAAAAAAATCATTTTCAGATCTAGTTAAAGGTACTATGAAAACGATAATAGGTGTGGTAATATTAACTCAAGGAACAACTATACTTGTAAATTCAATTTCACCTTTATCAGAAGCTTTTAATGTATTGTATAAAATAGATGGTGCGGCAACTATGAATCCTATGGGAACAGATAAATTTTTATCAACATATGGTTCTCAAATAGGATTGGCAATGGTATTAGCATTTGCAATCAATTTAATCGTTGCAAGATTTACAAAGTTAAAGAATGTTTTTTTAACAGGACATATGCTTTTTTGGTTTCCATTTGTTTTCACCGCTGTTGGCGTTGAATCAGGATTAAAAGGTGCTGGATTAACTGCTTTTTCAACTATTTTGACGGCGATATATATAATAGTTACTCCAGCTTTGATCAAACCATTTGTAAAGAATGTTACTGGTGATGATTCATTTACATTGGGTCATCCAACAGTGGGATTATCATTGATTTCAGGATATCTTGGAAAATTATTTGGAGATAAGAGTAAATCTACAGAAGATATAAAATTTCCAAAACAATTGGATTTCTTAAAAGAGATCACAATAACTTCTTCTATAGTAATGTTTTTTGTTTATATAGTTGTAGGATTAATGATAGGGGCAGATAGAGCCAGTGTATTTGGTGCTGAAAAAAGTCTTGTTATATTTGCTATTATGCAAGGAGTATTATTTGGTGCTGGATTAACGGTTCTCTTAATGGGTGTAAGAATGATGCTTTCAGAAATAATACCGGCATTTAAGGGAATATCTGATAAGGTTATACCTAATGCTGTACCAGCATTAGACTGTCCAATAATATTTCCATACGCTCCAAATGCTGTAATAATAGGTTTCGTTGTATCAATGATAACATCTATAATAACTCTTGTTATAGTTGGAAAAGCAGGTTTATTTAATTATGCTGTTTTACCGCTTACAATAACTTGTTTCTTTGAAATAGGTACAGCTGCAGTAATAGGTAATGGTACTGGTGGTAAAAGAGGAGCTATAATTGGTTCAGCTGTTGCTGGAATAATTATGATATTCTTAGTAGGTTTCTCTGTTCCTATATTAAAAAATACAATATCTGAATGGATATTAATCTTTGGAGGTAATGATTTCTCCATATGGGCATTAATTTCTAGTGGAATAGGTAAGATTTTTGGTATGTAA